A part of Rhinoderma darwinii isolate aRhiDar2 chromosome 1, aRhiDar2.hap1, whole genome shotgun sequence genomic DNA contains:
- the LOC142663985 gene encoding uncharacterized protein LOC142663985, whose protein sequence is MDKDRIEMSRRILDFTLEIIYLLSGEEYTIVKKTSGDCTTPIIHESGGWSSSQSPITEPPPHSRIHEKKILELIYKMTELLTGEVPIRCQDVTVYFSMEEWEYLEEHKDLYEEVMMENYRPRTSQDGSSRRNPPERCPSPLYSQDCPEENHNVPENHQGEDLTTNKVEDEEEERVRGDTPCKSEVEEEIPGGVTTENPSENSEGNFMSSINHKVEDEDTIQQSSGEDLITLYVHPGLHSTDLSYNSPNDEEQSPDQSQIVTPSTAQKRGTRFQCGKELTKISGLCTNRRIQTGEKLYSCSECGKRFTRKSILVTHERIHTGEKPYSCSECGKCFTDKSHLVTHERSHTGKKPYSCSECGRCFTRKSILVTHERIHTGEKPYSCSECGKYFTDKSGLLTHERIHTGEKLYSCSECGKCFTHKSNLVTHERSHTGEKPFSCSECGKCYSKKSSLVTHERSHTGENSYSCSECGKCFLLKSNLVKHERIHPGEKPYSCSECGKCFTDKSGLVTHERSHTGEKPFSCSECGRCYNNKCKLRAHQRNHTGEKPF, encoded by the exons atggacaaggacaggattgagatgagcagaagaatattagacttcaccttggagatcatctacctgttgagcggagag gagtacacaatagtgaagaagacatcgggtgactgtacgactcccatcatccatgagtcaggaggatggagcagtagtcagagccccatcacagagcctccccctcactcccggatacatgagaagaagatcttagaactgatctacaagatgactgagctgctgactggagag gttcctataaggtgtcaggatgtcactgtctatttctccatggaggagtgggagtatctagaagaacacaaggatctgtacgaggaggtcatgatggagaactaccggccacgcacatcacaag atggatccagtaggagaaatccaccagagagatgtcccagtcctctgtattcccaggactgtccagaggaaaatcacaatgtcccagagaatcatcag ggggaagatctgactactaataaagtggaggatgaagaagaagagcgggtgaggggcgatacgccgtgtaagagtgaagtggaggaggaaattccaggaggtgttaccacag aaaatcccagtgAGAACTCTGAGGGAAATTTCATGTCATCGATAAAtcataaagtagaagatgaagataccatccagcagtcttcaggagaagaCCTCATTACTCTTTATGTgcatccaggacttcacagtacagatttaTCATATAATTCCCCAAATGACGAGGAACAgtctcctgaccaatcacagataGTTACCCCAAGTACAGCTCAGAAAAGGGGTACAAGATTTCAATGTGGTAAAGAGTTGacaaaaatctcaggtctttgtacaaacagaagaattcaaacaggggagaagctgtattcatgttcagaatgtgggaaacggTTTACACGAAAATCaattcttgttacacatgagagaattcacacaggagagaaaccgtattcatgttcagaatgtgggaaatgttttacagataaatcccatcttgttacacatgagagaagtcacacaggaaagaagccatattcatgttcagaatgtgggagatGTTTTACACGAAAATCaattcttgttacacatgagagaattcacacaggagagaaaccatattcatgttcagaatgtgggaaatattttacagataaatcaggtcttcttacacatgagagaattcacacaggtgaGAAattatattcatgttcagaatgtgggaaatgttttacacataaatcaaatcttgttacacatgagagaagtcacacaggagagaagccattttcatgttcagaatgtgggaaatgttattcaaaaaaatcaagtcttgttacacatgagagaagtcacacaggagagaactcatattcatgttcagaatgcggGAAATGTTTTTTActtaaatcaaatcttgttaaacatgagagaattcacccaggagagaagccatattcatgttcagaatgtgggaaatgttttacagataaatcaggtcttgttacacatgagagaagtcacacaggagagaagccattttcatgttcagaatgtgggagatGTTACAATAATAAATGCAAACTTAGGGCTCATCAgagaaaccacacaggagagaagccattttaa